One Glycine max cultivar Williams 82 chromosome 1, Glycine_max_v4.0, whole genome shotgun sequence genomic window, attttatttctaaaagattatttatttatcagttgtctaataatttttattcgtAATACACAAGGTTATAAAGTTGTGTTTAGTCAATTACTACTTACATTTTAttggaaaaagataaataaattaacaccCGCAATGCTATTAGATtcttagagaatgagaaaaagaaaaataaaaagaaaaagaaaatatgtaaatgttataGGGTCCATGATATAATaggaagagaaaatatttttttttttattaatatagtgtttaaaataaatagttatccAAATATCAACACGTGACTACGTAGCCAACATAGTGTGGAGTGGTGTGATTTTGAACTATAGAGTGTTAATTAGATTTgaaaacaatagaaaaataaattattattcaattatttaattgtatGAGAATCAATGATTTGGTCTCCACAtgaaattatgttaaatattttacaagagagaatttacaataattttactaaattggagtaaaaaaattttatatagAGATATAATTTATTTCGTACCAGAAAAGTGTAAATCATTCAattgattgaattaaattttatataaattgacaGGATATGtagagatagataaataaactCTATTTTGTCAAGCCTAattatttatccttttaattCTTGAATGATATAAAATCCTTAATAAGCATTATAATTTCCCATACTAGAAAAACGACAAACACCAAGCCCCCTTCCCCTAGTCACATCACCCCGACCAACGAATCTTCTACTTAGAACACCTACCCACCAAAACAAAAGCACCATGACAAAGTGCTAGGCAAAGACTTACGTAGAATTACAATTGTAATGCACACAACAAACATGATAATTAGAGCAAGAGGCCgaattttaattctaatatgCTTTACGAGCCAATTGATACCTAATATCATTTCATTTGCTATTAATTCTCTGGCTCATATCATCCACCATAATGGGACTTCTCTTTCTCTAGTTGATTGATTAATTGTTGTAACACCTTCAGATAGTTCCTCGTGAGATGATCAATTATCATCCCTCTTGAAAGTCTTAGCTTGCCATATAGCTGTCTAGGCGTTTCATATAAGTAGACCTCTTTCTCTTCAGAACTATTATGGTTTGATGAATTAGAATTATTTTCAGACGAAGGTGAAGGGATAATATGCATGATCCTTCCCGGAGGATAAAGATGTGTATCCAATTTGTCTTTGGTATCAACAACCTGATCATTGATCTCTTCTTCAGTGATGTCTTTGGTCTTGGCTCCTTCTTTTTCCTGAGCATTAATTTTAGGGTTATCATCCTGTGCCTCTAGTTCAAGCTCCTTCAATTCATTCAACAGATCATTTTCAGAGATATCACAGGCAGTGTGAGTAGTAACGTTCTGAGCGGCAGATATGATTTGTTCCTCTTCATctatatcatcatcattatcagATTCCTCACTAGATGATTTAGATTCATCGTACTCATCACTCGTAGAGTCTGAGATTTTTATCTCTTCAACCACTCCACAACTTGTCTCGGATGATCCACAAGCTTCAGCCAAGTTATCTGATTTAGAGCTTGGCAGTGCCTCAGTTTTCTCACGTCGGGACCAGGGTAACAGTGACCGAGTTTTTTGCTTATTCTTCATCACAACCTTTATGTATAAATAAGGATAACTATATATGTAAGATAATTTGAAGATgtacatatattaataatatcatagCATTTTTTAAGGTTAACGGATCAATATATGGTTTCCTAATATTATGTGTGGCTAATAATTAACTGCAAGAGCAAACTCTTTAGTCTAGTGAATAAAATATCAAACGTAAACAAGGGAGCTTGAAGCTACCTGGGTGCCACGAGTTACTGCATGATCTGCAATGGCTTTAGCAGTAGATGCAAATGGTAAGCGTGATCCAATTGCAGTTATAGAGCTACGAGCAGcatttaggatttttttacGCTTTATCTTACCCTGTAATCATGCATGTAATCAATATTATATAGTGACCTAATGAAATtaagcaattaaaataaattaatatttgcctAAACCATGTTAGGTTGGGAGAATGTAGTTTGAGCACCTCGGCAACGAAATCATGAACAGAAGAACCTGACAATGTAGGCACGATGTCATAACCATTTATAATGGAAGTAATGAAAGGCTTCCCGAATTCGGCTAACTCGAATGACATAC contains:
- the LOC100807640 gene encoding uncharacterized protein isoform X1, producing MITSIVVRKAAGKLEKRPAEAPKTLMDTVLTLAEAIRFGYAETLGKWHLLDLPRAILYSVMDKGKKTVAVECAERSDCVQLKDPELLKELYELKKCLTQTMLFSKKRFRAFLFAAGFVKEDVLLRKRRARILKPAFTVILNKESKCLLVFIRGTRSIKDTLTDAIGAPVSFSHFICSDGELKKRDTVSGHGHRGMVAAARWIKKHCTTILLDALRQYPDFQIKIVGHSLGGGTAALLTFMLRETKQFASCTCVTFGPAACMSFELAEFGKPFITSIINGYDIVPTLSGSSVHDFVAEGKIKRKKILNAARSSITAIGSRLPFASTAKAIADHAVTRGTQVVMKNKQKTRSLLPWSRREKTEALPSSKSDNLAEACGSSETSCGVVEEIKISDSTSDEYDESKSSSEESDNDDDIDEEEQIISAAQNVTTHTACDISENDLLNELKELELEAQDDNPKINAQEKEGAKTKDITEEEINDQVVDTKDKLDTHLYPPGRIMHIIPSPSSENNSNSSNHNSSEEKEVYLYETPRQLYGKLRLSRGMIIDHLTRNYLKVLQQLINQLEKEKSHYGG
- the LOC100807640 gene encoding uncharacterized protein isoform X2; the encoded protein is MLFSKKRFRAFLFAAGFVKEDVLLRKRRARILKPAFTVILNKESKCLLVFIRGTRSIKDTLTDAIGAPVSFSHFICSDGELKKRDTVSGHGHRGMVAAARWIKKHCTTILLDALRQYPDFQIKIVGHSLGGGTAALLTFMLRETKQFASCTCVTFGPAACMSFELAEFGKPFITSIINGYDIVPTLSGSSVHDFVAEGKIKRKKILNAARSSITAIGSRLPFASTAKAIADHAVTRGTQVVMKNKQKTRSLLPWSRREKTEALPSSKSDNLAEACGSSETSCGVVEEIKISDSTSDEYDESKSSSEESDNDDDIDEEEQIISAAQNVTTHTACDISENDLLNELKELELEAQDDNPKINAQEKEGAKTKDITEEEINDQVVDTKDKLDTHLYPPGRIMHIIPSPSSENNSNSSNHNSSEEKEVYLYETPRQLYGKLRLSRGMIIDHLTRNYLKVLQQLINQLEKEKSHYGG